CGGGCAGTGTGCAAACACTGCCCGACTACGGGCTGCCCGATCTCAATGATATGCGCCTGTCACTGCACGACTCGTTGCAGCAGGCGCGTACCGCAATTGAACGCTTTATCGAGGCCTATGAACCTCGCTTAAGTGAAGTGCAGGTGATCTCCCTGCCCCGCGACAGCAACCCGCTGAATCTGGCGTTTGCCATTGAAGGCCTGTTGCAAATCGACGGTATGAAACACCAGGTCAGCTTCTCCGCCAGCCTCAACGGCAGCGGAGTGGTTAAGGTCAGCTAAGGAGAGCAGCCATGTCAGGCAAACCCGCCGCACGCGTCACCGATCCAACCGCCTGCCCATTACCAGGTCACGGCACCAACCCGATCGTGTCCGGCTCCCCCGACGTGCTGTTCGACAGCCTGCCCGCCGCACGCCAAGGCGACCCAAGCGCCTGCGGCGGTGCCATGGCCGGGAATGTCATCCCCAATGTGCTGATTAACGGCAAACCGGCCGCTGTCCTTGGCAGCGTAGGCAGCCACGGCAATGTAGTAGTGGGTGGGTCGGGGACGGTGATTATTGGAACGACCCATTCACCTGCAGCGTTTGTCCCACCTGTACCATTAAATATCTTCAGCTTCGACGCAAGCGTTCAACTTTTAGATTCGACGTCAGGAGAACCGCTCAAGAATGTTCCCTATATAGCAACTCTTGCCGACGGAACTGAAACAAGAGGGATCACCAATGAACTCGGAATTTCGGGGCCGCTAGGTAAAGGCTCTCAACCGCAGAATGTTCAGTTCATAGCCAAGCCGAACTGGCTCTTGCGAGGGGAGTGAAATGGCGCAAGCTGCTCAAGTAACGACGGTGACTACTACGCCGGCGACCGATGTTGCTCCCGTTCAAATTTATTTGGCAGGAGATAGCGACTACATCATTCCCGTCGTTTTCCCTGACTACAAAATTCATATCGATGGCTATCAAGGTACATTTTTCGGTCAGAAAATTGAGATACCTGGCGGCAAAGCTCCGTATCTCGGACACGCAGGCGTTCTCATCATTAACGGAAAAACAGGCCAGTCAAAATATTACGAATATGGCCGGTACCCAGGCCCAGGCCCAGCAGGACGAGTGCGTATAGGTAGGATTCCTGACGTCAGACTGAAAGGAGGAGCAATTACTGAATCCTCCTTGAAAAAGACACTTAGACATATATCCACCGTTCACGGCCAATCGGGCAATATTACTGGGGTCGTACTGAGAGGGCACGTATACGAGGAAGCACTAGCTTGGTTGAACGCCAAAGCTGACGAAAACGCGAACAACCAGCGCAAGGAGTACGATCTCGGTAACCATAACTGCATAACATTCGCGACTGACCTAGCTGAAGCTGTGGGCTTCTCAATTCCATTTAGGACCCGGATTGTTGTGCCCAGCGCTTACATGTATCAGTTTCAATTCAGCGAGCCAGATTTGGATTACATCTTTAGTACAGACACTCTGGAGATAAACGAGTGAAGATACTGAAGATGTTCCTTATTACCACC
The Pseudomonas mendocina DNA segment above includes these coding regions:
- the tssE gene encoding type VI secretion system baseplate subunit TssE; the encoded protein is MTYGSLFERLGGETSARKGWSHEAAVMASVAAHLSKMLSTRAGSVQTLPDYGLPDLNDMRLSLHDSLQQARTAIERFIEAYEPRLSEVQVISLPRDSNPLNLAFAIEGLLQIDGMKHQVSFSASLNGSGVVKVS
- a CDS encoding PAAR domain-containing protein, which translates into the protein MSGKPAARVTDPTACPLPGHGTNPIVSGSPDVLFDSLPAARQGDPSACGGAMAGNVIPNVLINGKPAAVLGSVGSHGNVVVGGSGTVIIGTTHSPAAFVPPVPLNIFSFDASVQLLDSTSGEPLKNVPYIATLADGTETRGITNELGISGPLGKGSQPQNVQFIAKPNWLLRGE
- a CDS encoding DUF6695 family protein, which gives rise to MAQAAQVTTVTTTPATDVAPVQIYLAGDSDYIIPVVFPDYKIHIDGYQGTFFGQKIEIPGGKAPYLGHAGVLIINGKTGQSKYYEYGRYPGPGPAGRVRIGRIPDVRLKGGAITESSLKKTLRHISTVHGQSGNITGVVLRGHVYEEALAWLNAKADENANNQRKEYDLGNHNCITFATDLAEAVGFSIPFRTRIVVPSAYMYQFQFSEPDLDYIFSTDTLEINE